The proteins below come from a single Rosa rugosa chromosome 2, drRosRugo1.1, whole genome shotgun sequence genomic window:
- the LOC133733716 gene encoding callose synthase 9-like has product MAQVEERWERLVRAVLRRERMGPDAYEQHGTGIAGNVPSSLENNRDIDEILRVADEIQDEDPNISRIQCEHGYSLAQNLDPNSEGRGVLHFETGLMSVIKVYWAATGPIFTILGW; this is encoded by the exons ATGGCTCAAGTTGAGGAGCGATGGGAGCGGTTAGTCCGCGCAGTATTGAGGAGGGAAAGGATGGGGCCTGATGCATACGAGCAGCATGGGACTGGCATTGCCGGAAATGTTCCATCTTCACTTGAAAATAATAGGGATATTGATGAAATTCTCAGAGTTGCAGATGAAATCCAAGATGAAGATCCCAATATCTCTAGAATCC AATGTGAGCATGGTTATTCGCTGGCTCAAAATCTAGACCCCAATAGTGAAGGAAGGGGAGTTTTACACTTCGAGACCGGATTGATGTCTGTCATTAAG GTGTATTGGGCTGCAACTGGACCTATATTTACAATCTTGGGTTGGTGA